The nucleotide window ataatgcgcgcacttgccaggaggctatAGAATTGTTTGATTCAGCTATTTCGGATGTAATTATGGTTGCTTCTTAGTATGGTTGTATAGTAATTGAggataataatataaaggtTTTAAAAAAGtagtcgctcgcttatattggtcgctcgcttataatatacgttaataTAAAAACAAACCATGTCTCAAGAAATATTTGTTCGTCGAGGGAAATGGACACGGGTAATAAAAGGTTGGTGGTCCCGAATGCCATGAGTTAAACTATAAGACTGCCACCAGGAGACATAACGGCTCTTCATCAAGTGGCTTATTAGATGATGATACTCCATTTTAAAACAGTCGAGGAAGTATTGGTTGTGTTTTACATACCCAGAAGAGCTATCATGCGTAATTGGCTCTTGACTTTGGTCTCCCAACTGTTTTCCTTTCCCATGTCGTATGATTTGGGGCTATGGTCCACGGATTTGAGGTTAGTCTTAAGTCTAAAATCCTCGACAGGATGACAAGTTGATCGGAGGAAAGCTTCATCGTTGCTTCGTGTCAAATATGCAGCAATGGTAACGACCTTAGAAAATAAGAGGTACGCCTTTCAAGATACTTAATATACCTTAAAAGATCATTGTTAAGTGTGAAAAGAGGGCTAATAGGTCTTGGAGAATGTCAAGTAAGTATATGTATGAAAAGCCATGTTTTATTTCCCTAATTTCCTGTCTTCAAAgcggtgtggtgttgttgcccaTTCACTGAGCAATAAAAcgctccctcatcctcatcacacCACTCGACAGTCTCATCTAATTTCAGATTATCCTTGACCAGTTTCTGCAGCCTGTGAATCTCAGGATCATCGTCCACGCTCCTGATCGTGACCACCCACTTGCTCCTCACTTCCGAATTGGTTCTTTCCCGGTCGATCCTTGATCCTTGTTATCGCCAGCCCGATCGCTAACAGTTTGGGAACCGGCCTGGCCGTCTtcctttttgttgttttcttcGCTTTTGATTCTTTTGTCGTGCTGATTGcctggaagatgatggcccGCGTAATCACGGTCGTAAAAGAGTACCTCGCTCTCAAGCAAATTTCTTTCCTGTGGTCGCATCTTGGAGCGGAGtagttgaagggggaggcgaTCGAGATAAAATGAAGCCGATTGCTCATAGAGGCCTTTGGCTGCCAGCAGGAGCGTGGATTGGGTTGCTTTCAGCTCGCTATTGTTCTCTTCGTGTATCTCATGATTCTGGGAGACAATGGCATGGACCTTGCTCAGGGACCAAAAGCCAAGAGTGTTTAATGGCTGGACAAGAAACTGGTCTCCGTAGCTAAAGCCGTGGCGTAGGTAATAGAAGCGGAGTAAAGTTTCAAAGTTGCAGGAAGCGGCTTGCTTGATGGTGTTTATCATCTCTACATTGGAGGACGTCGGTGCGATAGACTCGTAAAGATTGGCAAGGTTATTTTGGTAGTTTGAGCTGGATGAAGCCCAGTGTCAGATAAAAGCAGACACCGGCTTGCGGCAAGATGTGAAAAGACTCAAATGCATACTGCAGGAGAATCTGGCTTGGAAAAACAATCCTCGGGGGGGTTAGAGGGTCAGGCAAGAAATCCAACCACGCCTTAAGTTGAGCGTAGAACTCGTTGGTTTGCTCCAGCTGGGTTGACGGAAGCATGGTGGTACCTCCCTCAGGCGAACTCTGTCGGGACGAGCCAAACCGCTCCATCCACAGGTCGTTCATGATGACGCGAACTTGGCACTGAGCCTGGAACTGGTAAGGAAAATGTGTTGTGTGTAGTTTGGTGTCTCCTGGATACTTCAACCAAATCTGGTCATACCATTCCGGATTGGTTGCAGGATCAGGGAGCGGAACATCGGGGGGCTTTTTGATGAGAGGTGGTTCAAACAGAATATAAACATGAATCACATGGAAATGGAACAATGCCCAAGCAGTGAAGTTCCTCGACAATGTCTTTCTTCTCTGCTTTCCGTTCACGGGGCCGTCCAGAGAGGGGtctcttggtggtgataacAGCCCAATTTGGGTCGCCATCTCTACTGCCCTTTTATAAATTAGTATGCAGTATGCCCCAGGCTGTAACTTCATACCTCTTTGTATAGTTGAACCCGATTTCGTCCATGGCGTTCATGTTCGTATTCACGTTCATCAACATCGCAGCCTGAATCGTGGTTAATCTTGGAGTGTCGCTCTCTAGTTTCCACAGTCTCTTGGCCTGAGCCATGAACTGGTAGGCAAGGTTGTGAGAACACCAATACTGATATCGATTATGTAATGAAGGGTAAGCCATCTGGGATATTCATAAGCCCAATCAGAGCTAATTTCGTTGCAAGTATATGACTCGGATTAGAGCACTTACGCTAGCATTGGCCAGGACCGCGTTGACCAGAAgagaggagcagcagccacggTGGCCGGGGCCATGCGCCATGTCTTGGAGAAAACAGTCCTTCTGCAAGACAACTATCCATTGGTACTCTGCTGATAGCCAGGCCGCGATAAGCCTTCGCATCAATACGTCAGTCATCTGTGCAAATCACTGTCCACTTCGAGGGGAAAATGTCGTTAAGCAGTGGCTCAATGATTTCAGCGGCATGGAAAGGCATAAGATATATGCTCTCTGGTCTGGGTTCAGGTGAGGATGAGCTTCTCGGTGAGTCGGTTGTGCGTTTGTTGGTGCATGTTGACATCTCAAAGCCACTGCGTTGCAATGCAGACCACTCATAGATACAAGACTCGATATAGGGGTTGTCGGGGCGATACAAGTGAGCCGGCATCTCGCTAACGTATGGGAAAACATATCGGAAGCGCATCTCGGGTTTCAGTGACAGCTGTAGAAGTAAATCCCCTTCTTTGATGCGGCGTAGAATACTTTCCGGGGACCTCCCATCCGGATGCGCTTGAAAATTTCAGCAGACTCAATGTCGGATCTGTCTCGAAGAAGCTCGTACAGCTCAACATAGACGGCGGCTCGCGCCTCAAGCTCGCCAAACTTGCGCTTGAGAGCTTGTGAATGCGTCTCATTTCTTGCCGATGTGTCGTACACACACGGGATATCTGCATTCACGCAATAGGCACAAGACGGACGTTTGGCATTGCACTGTCGCAAAGACACCTAGTTAGACGGGATGGAGTTCTTGGTGGGTGACATGGGTAGAGGACCAAACAGACCTTGGCTTTTCGCTTTCTGCAGGCTTCACAAGCAGCCGTGGTGTATGTCCTCCTGCGACGCGGTACCTCAATCTCGGATCCTGCGCGCGCTGGCGGGCGGGATGTGGGAGTAGCCAGCGAAGTGTTGACACCGCCTCTGGCTCCGCGTTAGCTCCAGCCCTCGATTTGGAGCCACTCGTAGCAGCCGGAGGATTGCCCGGCGAGTTGGATGGGCTCACCTTTTCTGTTGCAGCAGACCTATGAACCATGCTGCAGTGATCGTGGATGGTGAGAATGTGTTGTCGACCGGTACTTCGAAGGTGCCCAAGTCATGCAGCTATGGCTGGTATTTGTTGCAAACCACTCACAAGCGATTTGGATAGGTATGTCGGCGCGTCCCAACATCAATTATTTTGGGAGCACTGCTGAAGCCATAGCCAATGCAATGTCGTGGGTGCTGTCTGAGGTGCGCTGTGAAAAAAAGAGGGGTTGCGCGGCGATCACCACACGCGGAATGGGCACCTTTGCCTAATGCAACAGAGAGAATAGAATTCAAGGTTTCCGACATGCACAAAGCCCCACCATATGTTCCCGAGCTAACCGATGCGGCCCGATGATGTGGTGTCTTTGTTGTATCCAGCCAATGCCATTTTCGGACCATTTTCGGACTTGTCTCCGGCTCCTTGCGCTGCACTCTGGAGCGCCGATAACCTCGGAACTTACGGGCCATGAAAGATTTGTTGGGAATAGGGAACTACATATCATGAAGTGGCCTTTCAGAAcgggggttagggttggatTAGCCCTTGACACCACGTCGTGAACAGTAAGCTAGATTGAAGACTCACCACAAAACTAAGGCCTTGAAAGTTAATCACATGTAGCGACCTGGATGGTAAGTTTTCAATTCCTGGATTTAAAGCGGAGGCTACATCTCGCTAGGCTTTTCTATCAGGGGATGTAATACAAAAAGGCTTAAAAACACTGTAGACCTTCACTTCCTGGCTGGTTTAAATTCATGGCAAGCAAGTGAAAAGCCTCCTCAGCTTGTCCAGCACAATATCTTGCTTTTCCTTCGGCGCGGTTGTCTTGTCATTGGCATCCCCCACGCTCACCGACACCAAGCAATCATCAGAAAGAGCCACACTGGCCTCCAAAGGCAACCGATCCGTCCCGCAATGATACACGTCTTTGGCGCTGAACAAGCCAACATTGATCCGGCTGAGCACAAACTTGAAGTTGTGGGGATCAGTGCACTTTCCTTCGACCTTGGGCAAGTTGATATTGAGGAAAACATCCTCGGGCAAATAAGGCTTGCCACTGCTGACCACGGCATCGACAAGCTTGCTGGCCACCTGCGCATACACCAGACTGCGAGTCGGAGCGGGGGTCGTGTTCCAGGCAAGCGTGCCACTCGACAGACCAGAAAAAGCAATGGCAGGCACTTTTCTTTCCTTGGCAGCAAAGACGGCTGCTCCAACGGTGCCGGAGAAATGCACCTGGACATAGACGTTGCTGCCGACATTAGGTCCTGAAACAGCAAGCTCGGGGGCCTGGCCGTTCCAGAAAGGAGGCGCGATGGTGTCGATGCCGTAGCGCATCGAGGTGACAGGAAACGAGTTCACCCAGTTGAGACGGGGCGAGGATTCATTGCGGCCGATGggctggttggtgtttgcCGGGCAGGAGTCGTATTGGCAAGCTGTGGTGCGGGGACTGGGTTCCGCGTCGGATGATGCTGTCCAGGATGTGATGTTAGTTAACATCATCCCATGACAAGGAGCTGACAAACAGACTTACCCGTTCCAGATTTGTTTTCTGCCGGTGCCGTTAGCACCGTGTCATGACcggcagcaacaagagcGTCGTGGAAGGACCGTGTATAGAGCTCTGCCCAGCCGTCATCGTTGGCATGGATGATGCGAATGGCCTCTGTGCCGAGTGCTGGCAGGAGAGCAAGGAGGATCTGGGAGCGCATCTTGAACGTCTCGACACCGGGTAAGTTGGCTGGGACTAACAGACTAGATCATTGGCTTCAAGCCATCTTTTTTATTCATGTTTTGTGGTCGGCCCCTTTCGTGAGGAAACCGTCAACCTGATGAAAATGAAATTGCCCGTCTCAATGCTTCGAGTTGGTTACAGCCAATTACAATTCGCCGACTCCTGCTTGCCACTAGCGCATGAAACCCAAAGAGCACGGTTTGGTGGTATTTGTCTTTTGATTCGGCCATCAACGTTGCACGTGTCTCGCCCCCAATTGGACTGCTGGGAAAAACCATGAGAGTTTGGGCAGGTGAGACCACCCACGTTTTTTCATTGTGCTTTTTCAATCGCTGGTCCCTTGGAATGCAGCCTTTGGGGCCGAGCCTGGAAATTGTTCCAATCTGGGGTTATGACCTCGGTATAATACCACCTCTATCGCACGTGCAGAGCTCGGTGTCAGCAGGTGATGTCGCTACCGTTTCTC belongs to Podospora bellae-mahoneyi strain CBS 112042 chromosome 6, whole genome shotgun sequence and includes:
- a CDS encoding hypothetical protein (EggNog:ENOG503P1CK; COG:S), whose protein sequence is MRSQILLALLPALGTEAIRIIHANDDGWAELYTRSFHDALVAAGHDTVLTAPAENKSGTASSDAEPSPRTTACQYDSCPANTNQPIGRNESSPRLNWVNSFPVTSMRYGIDTIAPPFWNGQAPELAVSGPNVGSNVYVQVHFSGTVGAAVFAAKERKVPAIAFSGLSSGTLAWNTTPAPTRSLVYAQVASKLVDAVVSSGKPYLPEDVFLNINLPKVEGKCTDPHNFKFVLSRINVGLFSAKDVYHCGTDRLPLEASVALSDDCLVSVSVGDANDKTTAPKEKQDIVLDKLRRLFTCLP
- a CDS encoding hypothetical protein (EggNog:ENOG503P1E8; COG:K), whose product is MVHRSAATEKVSPSNSPGNPPAATSGSKSRAGANAEPEAVSTLRWLLPHPARQRAQDPRLRYRVAGGHTPRLLVKPAESEKPRNETHSQALKRKFGELEARAAVYVELYELLRDRSDIESAEIFKRIRMGGPRKVFYAASKKGIYFYSCH
- a CDS encoding hypothetical protein (EggNog:ENOG503P1E8; COG:K), translating into MTDVLMRRLIAAWLSAEYQWIVVLQKDCFLQDMAHGPGHRGCCSSLLVNAVLANASYWCSHNLAYQFMAQAKRLWKLESDTPRLTTIQAAMLMNVNTNMNAMDEIGFNYTKRYEVTAWGILHTNL
- a CDS encoding hypothetical protein (EggNog:ENOG503P1E8; COG:K), which gives rise to MATQIGLLSPPRDPSLDGPVNGKQRRKTLSRNFTAWALFHFHVIHVYILFEPPLIKKPPDVPLPDPATNPEWYDQIWLKYPGDTKLHTTHFPYQFQAQCQVRVIMNDLWMERFGSSRQSSPEGGTTMLPSTQLEQTNEFYAQLKAWLDFLPDPLTPPRIVFPSQILLHSNYQNNLANLYESIAPTSSNVEMINTIKQAASCNFETLLRFYYLRHGFSYGDQFLVQPLNTLGFWSLSKVHAIVSQNHEIHEENNSELKATQSTLLLAAKGLYEQSASFYLDRLPLQLLRSKMRPQERNLLESEVLFYDRDYAGHHLPGNQHDKRIKSEENNKKEDGQAGSQTVSDRAGDNKDQGSTGKEPIRK